A stretch of the Nicotiana tabacum cultivar K326 chromosome 6, ASM71507v2, whole genome shotgun sequence genome encodes the following:
- the LOC107819946 gene encoding uncharacterized protein LOC107819946: protein MASTLFSNLKYSDGLTIVGISICTAVICEAISWVLIYRTTSYNSLKSNIDKASKKLETMKTLESKKPNKSKKIDRFETSLKDSSRDLSLFKFKSGFVVAIVLFMVFAFLNSLFEGKVVAKLPFVPFRIIQKMSHRGLSGNDMTDCSMAFLYLLCSMSIRTNLQKFLGFSPPRGAAGAGLFPLPDPKTN from the coding sequence ATGGCGTCAACTCTCTTCTCCAATCTCAAATACTCCGACGGCTTAACAATCGTAGGAATCTCAATTTGCACAGCCGTAATCTGCGAAGCAATCTCATGGGTTCTCATCTACCGCACCACTTCCTACAATTCCCTCAAATCCAACATCGACAAAGCTTCCAAAAAGCTCGAAACCATGAAAACCCTCGAATCCAAAAAGCCCAACAAATCCAAGAAAATCGACAGATTCGAAACTTCACTTAAAGATTCAAGCCGGGATCTTTCccttttcaaattcaaatctggGTTCGTTGTAGCCATTGTGCTTTTTATGGTTTTTGCGTTTCTCAACAGTCTCTTCGAGGGTAAAGTTGTTGCGAAATTGCCGTTTGTGCCCTTCAGAATTATTCAGAAGATGAGTCACAGAGGGTTGTCCGGGAATGATATGACGGATTGTTCGATGGCGTTTTTGTACTTGCTTTGTTCGATGAGTATTAGGACTAATCTTCAGAAATTCTTGGGATTCTCGCCGCCACGTGGAGCTGCTGGTGCTGGCCTCTTCCCCTTGCCTGATCCAAAAACCAATTAA